The window atctgcttctttgcaccctacatgctatgaattttgtcaacaaatatgtagggtgaaagaagaattagacgacatgtgtaTGGGTTCCAATCTAAGAATGAGGGGGATGgcattgaccatgagggtcaaatttgacaagtattggggagatttgactagactcaatattttgttatatgtggctacTATTATTGATCCCCGTCTAAAAATTTCtggcatgttatatggtttgggacttgcgTATGATCAGGCTtggactgatcttattggtgagatggcccGCGATACCCTtcatagattttatgatgagtttaatgcaattaagggtggtactacatctactacacctacacatatcccaacacctcctccagacaccggggcaacaaagaagcgtagattggcatggacgaaaaccctcgcacataatcccacactagtccatcaatctacggaggtggtttcagagttagacaGTTATTTGTCAAcggatcttattcaagatgatgatgattttgacattttaggatggtggaaggtagcatcaaagaaatatccatcctttctgagattgcccgttgtatattggccatccctattagcaccgttgcctcggagtctgcctttagtaccggagggcgcatattagatcctttccgtagttcattgtctcctacaactgtggaggcattgatatgcacacagagttggacgatgggaaatgatatttatgttccggatgtgttagattttaaagagaccgacgaagagggtggtgatcagtctggatctggaccatctggtaattattgtttttattttattattttgatttatttatattcatttcaatttcatcagtatttatttatattcatttcaatttcatcagtattaattttagtattgattgttgtagcaacacatgagacgactcagacgatgtctacctccactGCTATATGAACATGTGCTCAAGGCTCAAGCCTCAAGACTACCCATCCggccgccccaaatgtcacagtcaaaaACCCAAACCGctcgcatctttttttttattattaatttcgtagattttttaattttgaattagtctatcagatgtatgtattatatattttatttgtaattttataatgttgatacaatgtcccttagacacttttatttgtaattttgtaattgtttagacagttagactttccattttatttttgtaatagcttagttattattattatttattagtttattaggtagtaaacttgtagtctatactctatagtagtatttcattagttttaattatataaaattatgttttttttttttaactcttcttttttaaaaaatgcaaaatatatttttatgggcctaaaatggcccataagctgtttctgggccattttcgACCCATTACAGCGTTTTCTGGGCCAAAAAAAGGCCCAGAAACCGCTTCTGGGCCTTAGGCCCAGTAGTGCTGCGGGGGTGCGGAAGGAGGACcccctccacccgcaccccGTCAACCGGgacggggtcccccgcccccacactccgggggcggggggcggggggcggatgAATATATTCaccccccgcccatgcgggggcggggggcggggtgggggctaccccgccccgtatggggcgggtagcacccctaattgagattgagaaaaatcgCAAATAAAGAGAAACTCTAAGATTAaggttttaatataaaataaatcaatcattcTTTCTGAAGCCTACAAGCCGCACTTAAATAGCTAACAAATAATGGCAAATCAATAATTAAAGCCAAACAATAAAATACGGAATAAGATAATTATGACTAAGATCTAACCTAAGTTACTAAAGATAAacattaccataaaagaaaattaaccaaaTATGAAATAGTTGACTAAAGTTGACGTTTCGAAggtaaaaatgactattttggGGTCGATAAGGGGCCCACCAGGTGAAGCGTGGTGACCACAATGTGTGCGCTGAAGAGAGCTTTCCGAATTTGGGTCATATAAGTGATTCTGACACCTATAGCCaaagttatagttaaaatacGGATGTCGCCACTTCTACTCTCTCAAGCAAGAGATAAGTCTCCTCGTCCAAATATGTCACTCATCACTCATCGTCcaattatttatctctttcCACCAATTTTGTGCTCGTTTACCTTCTCGAAGTGGTCTAGTACTTTTAACGTCACATATGTTAGCTGAGCCTCATCGACCTCGGATTCAAACTCAGATCCCCTGCATCATATTGTCTGCAATAATCTGCCCATACTTTGTCCAATTTTCTTCCAATTCATTAGTAgcttgaataatattattggcATCTCCCTAAAAAACAACCCGAGAGAAACCCATCTCATAGCATAATTCCATAGCCCTGGTTGGAGAACTAGCTTAAGCAACATCTGTGCTCATCAGATGTTTAGTTTTTTACTTGAAAATATAAACgtacatataatttttagacCACATCGCTACTTCAAGATTAATtcataaagtattaaaaaaaaatcattacaacttttttatttcaaaattttcatctcagctcattttttttttttttttaaatataattcaaatacaaaattttcaaactaatcattacaactttctcaaactttcaaacaaaaaataaaaagcaatttaattttttcaaaatccaaacaaaaatatattataaaactatattctaataatattttaactttataatattttttattcaatttttttttctcttttcttaaaactcaaaaaatattcaactcaaattatctcactactattcacaaactattttattattatttataaattttgtatcttATCTTACTCCTCAAATCAACTATTACCTCATACctcacacttaaaaaaaaaaaataataaaattgtcataagtgtgtggtgtgtggataAATAGCAACTAATGTGCAGTAAagtcctaaaaaaaattatttcataaagataagaaaaaatcttgtttacAGCCTATTGTTGGTGGAAGCCCAGCACACCCAACATGCtgggatgaagaaaaaaaaaaattatgtaagatGTGTGGAGAGTGCAAAGTACAATAGGCTGATCTCTAGCATTGTTCCAAAGATAATAGCAAAAGCATCGATGGCCAGTCTCGACTCGACCCGACCCGGTTCAGCTCCGTAAGGGGAGAAAAGATTAGCAGACCAAGCTCTAAACCATTTGATAGTCTAGCGCTGCTCGGAGTTCGCTCCTCGGCCTCATCTAACAGAGTTGAAGAAGGTAGTGTAAtgaaactatttaaataattcaggaaagaaaattactttttaatgtTTTCTGAATTTCGATCTTTTTgttctgttattttttttttgttgtttttcctgTTAACTCTTTAAAGGTTTTTTTCGCCTGGGTTTCATAAAGAGCTGATCATTGGGGTCTAGCTGGGTCTTtgatattattactattatctGTAATTAAGTTGGGGTTTCATGAAAATTGTTAAccctttacatttttttgttttgctagaTATGTTAACCCCTTACTTATGAACAAAAATTGATAACCCTAATTTTTCTTACAGGGTTTTGCACGTATTTTGTTTGATAAAATGACTATGAAATTGATTGGCCTTTTGTTGGGCTTCATGCTCGGATACGTGTTTGTTCATGCATGTTTGCATGTGTGCGTGCATACATGTACAACTTGGTCTATGAACTCCTGATGGCATTTGACCGTAgttatttgcttttcttttttatatgttcAGGGTTATTGGTGTTTGTTTAGACATTCACTTTGAAACCTCAAGTACATTGCATCACGGgttgttttctcattttgttgttcCGTTAGACAAATAAGCTAACTGCTGAGGTTATTATTGACATAATATACTTAATAATGCTAGtccttatttttgttttgcaggCACTATGATAATCTCCTCATATTGGCTTCAATTTTATTGCCCAAGAAATgttgaaatgttttatgaaaaaactGGAAATGTTAATGAAAGCAATTGTTAACAATATCATCATTAGAGCCGTAGTTTTTCTTTTACCAAACATGCCTTTGTCATTTGCTTATGATCATGAGTTCACTTAAGGAGTGTTCAACTTCAAACCCAGTCTTTTGATATCCATGAATGGAATGCCTCTTCATTGTGCACCATTGACTCAGTATAATGAATTCGACTTTATAGCAAGGTTTGCTTGTGTCTGTGCATCTAATAAGTAATTTGACAATTCTTCTGATGGCTTTTATGTTTGATAGGTCTACCAATCAAGCAGCTTCATCAATCAACAATGAGACAGCAGGGGCAGTATACCCATTCGGGTGTCAATACATATGCCAGCAGCCAGATGCATCAAATGTCTACTCAGAGGATGGAGCAGAAGCTGGGTCCTTTTGAAGGACGACTGGAGGCCTTCACTCCTGAGAGGGAACATCCATATGGGACCTCAAATGCAGAGGGACGATGGAAATGGGAAAGGGATGGATCAAAAGTCTCAAATTCAGTGGCATCTTATATGTCCAATGAAGGCAAGTGTTATTTATCTGTGTATGCATCTTTGAACCTATACATGGGTAGTAGGGGTCCCTCGTAAATTGCTTAGTTATATGCTTTCCATGAAGAAGACAGGAGTAAGTGATTTTAATCATATGTAGAATACTACTTATCATAAAGAATTTATATCTGAGTTTTTACTCAGATATAAATTAGGGGTCTCTTGTAttaaagggagggaatgttcatgagtttttactttcttttcagTTTGCTAGAGTGTAATTAGGGGTCTTTTTTGTATACTACCTGCATACATGGGCTTTGCCTAGTTGCATTCGATCAATAAAagtttattacttataaaaaaaaaaaaaaaaaaaaaatttatatctgAGAGATGAAATGCAAaatctgatttattttttatgttaattttaattttttttaattgatattcaCACTCATAGACAATTGGGTTTTGTCTCTATCTAAggctagtttatttttttcaatacttttattaaagaaaattgaaaatggtGATATTGAGACCAAAATTTAATAATCTTTCTCTAGGTGTTCCTCTTGTGTTCATCCTGCATTTTTTAATgaactttttttattacttgCTTAAGGTTACTGGGCTAAGGTGACTTCTTCGGGAGGCTTTTATAAGTGCTGTGCATATAAATGGAACACAAAATGAGCCAGCCTAGAGAACTGAATAGGATAGATATGTTTTCAATTCGTCTTAATTATGTTTGTGGTTGTACATACCATATTTGCTTCATAAACTCAAGATATCAATTTAGAATTGTTGCGGATTTGACATGCACTTTAGTTTCTATCACTGTGTTGTGGACTCCTTACAATTTGAGACACACGCTTGTTATCATGTAGGCCAAGGGAGTGATGCTCCaagatcctattttcatggtcAGAGGCCTGATCCAAAACTAGCTTTAGAAAAACAAAGCAACAGTGACACCAGATCCCAAACTCATGAAGAAAATATGGACCTTGGTTTTGAGGACAATGCTCTGTTGCAGACTTTTGAAGGTCTTGAGCAAAAATTCCATGATGATATTATGAAACTAGCCAAGGAGCAGAATGAAATTGAGGATGCTGAAAATGCTCGGCATAGAGAGGTTAGTTCATGTTTGAAAGTgcatagaaaaatatttcaaagtacATTTTCCCAGCTACTTCGGATGACTTACTATACACGTTTTCATGAGGTTACAACATTGAAGTATGCCATTTGTCTTTTGCAAAATCACCTGAATTCAGTTTTGTATCTTGAAAttttttgtcaatttatctcCTATATGGAGTCATATTGAAGTGATAAATATTCTTCGTgcatccatttttttataagtttcatCGTGATAAAAATGGATGCAGTGACGATTTTTGTCATGTAGGAAGACCAAAATGAGTCATGTCCAGAAATGCATCGTCTGAATTGACACAAAAAATTTTACAAGGATGAAACTGGGCTTGGGGTCAGGGACAAAAGACAtacctattaaaaaattgatcTGTTAACAGGTTACTGTAATgataaaacatcaaaataacttttttaccTAGGAggctttttctctatttttttcccttaattcTTGGCTGACAATGGGAGAACCCTTAACCCCATAAAATTTCAAACCCTTCTTTGAATTCAGGATCCTTCTAGAACTTCTCCTTACTAAGCAATATGAAATCTCATTCACCATCTTCCTATACTCTATCTGGGTATTAGAATCTTCCCTTTTACATCCATGACATCCTCATCAAGCCATCTCATCATAGGTTGCACAACTCAAGTCACACACCTTTTGTTGGGattggctttgataccatttgttaagACCTAAATAAAGCACCAGCACGTTTCATGGAGAATGGACAATATGGCCTTCAGTTACTCGAAGCATTTTAAGTTTTGGTCAGTCAGTGACATCCCTAATGTCAAAACTGGGATGTCTGTGACTAAACACTGTTACTTGACTCATAGAAATGCTGCTAAAGGCCAAGGAAGCGTTTTATTTGCTATTGTTCTAACTCCCTTTTCTTGAGAATTTCCAAAGAGGCTTCTTAAACAGTGTCTAACTTGTCTTTTTGGCTGCAAGATTTGTTCTCCCCTTCATTAAAGACGCAATCTTAAGTTTTTCTAAATCAagctttatattattttagttttggtTGCCATCAACGCATTCCCTGTTGCTCACTCCATCTTATTTCACTTTCCACCATAAATTTTGACATGATACATAATAACCTAATTGTACAACCCAATTTATATCTTGTACAATGGTCTCTCATTTTTCAGAGAATAAACACAATAAACGCTCAGTATGAGGAACAACTAGTAGCACTTCGAGCTCGGCATGCCAGTCGTAGAGAAGAATTCCTACAGAGGGAATCTCAAGCACGGCATCATCAGTACCAGAAAGCCATGATGGATCAGTACCCTAACAGTAGCATGGGCTCTAGCGATCCTCATGGTTACATTGGAATTGCAAGCTCAGGTGCTGTGGGAGAAGCACGTAGAGGCTATAATACTGATCATTTTGATTCATACGGAGAACGGGCTCGATTTCTTGGGGGTGCCAGAGATGAGGGACTCGAGTCAAGAGGTCCATATCCTGGTGGTCGTGTTTATGATACTGGATCCCGCTACTACTAATTTCGATTCATGCATGCCTTGCTGATTTCTGGTGTCTGGTCTACGCAATACCGTTTAGGCTGGTACTACACTTTTAGTGCTGTAAACGTTCTATCTTCTGCAGTATTATACCATTTTCTCCCGTTTTATTGCCCCTTTGTTTATGTGAATCAGGATCTCGTGTTCAGCATTTAGAAGCATTGTTAAATTGAAGGACTATTGTGTTTCAGAATCCATGATGCGTGGCTTGCTGATTAAGGACTCATACagagatgagatacaaaattttcaaatttttaaaatttctcatatttttattctcaaacgtaaaatattttttaatttttaatttttaatttttaatttttttatctaatcattatataaacacaaaatcaaaatgaCTTTTACagacttcaaaataaaatacaaaaattaatatgatttttacaaattttgaaataaaaataatattttaataatattttaattttataatatttttatttaattttgatatatacatatatataatatatatatataatatatatatatatgtatatcaacATTTATTGTTGATATTGCTTTTGAAGTCGGTTTGTCAGGAGCTCACATGTAAGAAatagctttctttcttttctttcatttttgttctttttttcctttttcgtgGCAATAAATAGCTTTATTGAAGATAcgatgaaatctttttttttttttttgaatgaaatatactcatttcattaataaactgaagttacaaatgtgattTATCAATACAAGAAGTTCCAATACATAGGAAATCTAGTCCATAAGTCAACTAATGCAACAGCTCTAGGGCATTCctacacacaaatacatttgtggcggacattgtcttaacttctaattaAATTCTCTCGTAAaagagaaagcgctctgtaaaaacagaacttaaaggctctctctatcctcccagggaagaagaatacgggacactgctatggacatcaaatcctatagcctattcctattttattaaaaactaaac is drawn from Juglans regia cultivar Chandler chromosome 5, Walnut 2.0, whole genome shotgun sequence and contains these coding sequences:
- the LOC109008733 gene encoding uncharacterized protein LOC109008733, translated to MRQQGQYTHSGVNTYASSQMHQMSTQRMEQKLGPFEGRLEAFTPEREHPYGTSNAEGRWKWERDGSKVSNSVASYMSNEGQGSDAPRSYFHGQRPDPKLALEKQSNSDTRSQTHEENMDLGFEDNALLQTFEGLEQKFHDDIMKLAKEQNEIEDAENARHRERINTINAQYEEQLVALRARHASRREEFLQRESQARHHQYQKAMMDQYPNSSMGSSDPHGYIGIASSGAVGEARRGYNTDHFDSYGERARFLGGARDEGLESRGPYPGGRVYDTGSRYY